The Aspergillus fumigatus Af293 chromosome 7, whole genome shotgun sequence genome includes the window AGATTTCAAGAGTGCAGTCAAGGCTGCTAAACACCTAGTGCCATCAGGAATCAGAGAAGCCTGCCAGAGGTTCAAACAACTTACCCAATTCTCTCCAAGTATGAGTTAATCAGAAACAGGGAAACTCAACATTCGAGCAACAATCTGCGAAACCACTACACTGGAGTCTTGATGAAAACGGAGACGGAACGAGCGTGCACTTTCCCCTAAGGCACTACTTATCTATGCATGATTTCGACCGCTAATTTAGCGACCGACTCAGACTTGGGAAGTGGAATGGAAGTGGAAAGTACGAAAATGGTCAAGTCTTGAGTACATGCGATATAGTTCTGAGGATCTGCCTTATAAAGCCAATGATTGCTGTATGTATATGCAGATAAGGATTGGGTTTGAGCTCCGAGACAGTACATTGTATTTAAGAGTGACGAAACCATTCATCTTCCAAGAGCTGCCGTGCTGAAGGTCTATCCCGAGGATCAAGCTTCATTGTTCTTAATATAAATTCCTTATCTTCCTGACAGATCTCCTGGGTACTGGTGAGATGAAATGGTCGCAGTTTCTCAGGAGGGCTGTTTTGCATGATCCAGACTAGAATTGCAAGTCGCTGCGAGTCGGCAATCTGTTCATATGATTCTGGAAATGGCCCAAAACATCTATGATGCTTCATGAGAATCATGACATCGTAATCATCGTGATCTGGAGGAACATCCGGCTTGAATATGTGGAATCCATCTCCATAGAGAAGACTGATAAGCTGTGCGGTAATTAGATATCATGATTTAGATCTGACATTTCTGGCGTGAGGTTTGGACTTGCCATTGCACCAAAAGACCAAATATCTGTTGCAGTACCCCACCTCATTTGGAGATGAGCTTCAGGACTTCTAAAGATAGGCGTGCCAATGGGGTCGCCATGTTGTGCATAAGGAGAGTCCCTGTGAACTGTGCTTCCAAAATCTGCTAATTAGACATCTGTAAAACGGACATCACCATGACCATAGTTCACTAACACATTGCTTGGTTTGATATCTATTACCCTTCCCATTAATAACACTCGCAAAGTAGAAAACCTAAATAGGCGGAGCATACGAGTATGTACAAATCCCTCATCATGCAACACTGAAAGTGCTTCTAGCACCCTTTTCGCAACATACTTCACCTCTAGGCGAGTGAGCCGCTGCTTATTTGAAGCGCGAAGAGCATCATTATCAAGGTGTTTTAATATGAGTGTAGGAGGAACAGTGGAGTCACCAAGCTCTTCAATTAGAGGTCGAATACAGGGCGTTCGGTCTTGGAATCGAAGTAAAATATCCCGTTCGTTCTGTAATCTGAAGTGCCGGACACTCTTCGCAATGACTGTCTCCTGATGTTCGTTGCTATGAATTGTTAGAATGCTTAATGACAGGATGCCAAAAAGGGATAACATAGCAAGCCAGACACAATCCTGCAATTGTTTCGTGAGAGGGTAAAGCCCTCTCCGGCCTTTCAGAATCTGGCCAAGAAAAGGCGTAGCCGCCATCTAAGGATATTTCGAACTTTGGTACGACACGGGTAGGCAGACCGTCCTCGACCTGACAAGTCAGGACTATTGGCTTCAGGCTAGTCTGTGGCTAGAAGACGGGGAGCGCATAGCAGGAATGAGGGGACAACCGCAATCGCATTTCCAATAAGGAAAATAGTACCAATCCTTAAGAAGCGCCTCAGCTCTTTTGCAAATTCAGTGAACATCCTGAGCCAGGTTGTGGACTCAAAGCACTGAAGTTCTAACAACGACAATGTTAATGTGGATCTCACAAAGCTAGAATTTCCAACCTACTCCCAACTTCGAGGACTTCAAGGTCTGTGTGCATTGTGACTTGGGAGTTTTGAGACACCTGGGATAGTAGGatttctgcctcaggcatacAATGACACCTAATCGGGTGGCTCCACTCGGCTCCAGCTGCCTCCGCATTGACAGTTTTGTGTCTCGTGTGCTTCAAACAGTTTGCAGACAACATTTAGCAGCTATCACCTTATGATTATTGGGCCTGACCTTGATCCACGGCTTTCGGATTAAATCATTGCGATTTGCGAGCCACGCCTGTTGGACCAGCCTCCCAATCAGGACATCCCTCCTTGGCGTACTAAACAACGCCAAAACCCGAGTTAATTCCTGAGATCATCATTCGCTCTCTGATGCCACCGCGTCGCAGTCATACTAAATCCCGGAAGGGATGTACTAACTGCAAGAAGCGCCATGTCAAATGCGATGAAGAGCTACCTAGGTGCGACTGCTCCAATTTATCGGCCGTCCCTTCGCACCAACGGGCTTTGACCATTCAGCGCCATGCTGTCAAGGCTACATGTCAATCATTCTGTGAACCAAATACTGACTCGATTACAGTTGTGGGTTATGCAAGAAACGGCAGCTAGAATGCATCTATCAATCATCGGCCAGTGGAGTCGACAGCCAACGTGCATCTACCCCGCGAGAGATGATTGACACAAAGCCTCAAGAGTGGCCCATGTCCACCAGAATGCTCGAGATGAGGTTGATGCATCATTATCTGACAAAAACTTACCATACCTTGCACCAAGGCAAAATCGATGCGACTCATTTCCAGACGGTCGTCCCGGAAATGGCCACATCCCACCCTTTCTTGTTGGATAGCTTACTGGCACTGACAGCTCTGCACCTAGCCTTCCTGAACCCGGCCGACAAGCGCCCGTGGATGGAAGCTGCGCTCAAATATCAAAATCAGGCATGTTCGGTTTTTAGTCGGGTTCTCGTGGACATCTCCCCAGAGAATTGTGGACCTGCGTTTATCTGCGCGGTTTTCATCCTCCTATGTGCGACTGCATATCCATGCGTCGCCGGGGATACTCATCCGTTTGATCCACTAGCCCAGGTCCTGGAAACTCGTCGTCTCCTTGTCGGGTGTGCTTTTCTTTaccatcatctgcatcgTCATCCAGGGCAATTGAAAGAGTGGCTACGGTTCCCGAACGATGTGAAACGGGAGGAAAATGTCACATCTCAAGGGTGATTTATCATTCATTTCTTTTTGCCTAGTATGATAGCTCATTCTGACCGCAGGACGTGGAATACGAAGCTTGTGCCGCTGCGCAGGTACGTATATTCCTCTGCCTGCATCGCTGAATGGAACGGCTGACATCGTGCAAGTGCTCTTCTAGATTCTCTACGACAAGTAGCGGCCGTCATGAACGATGCCAGTGAGCCGCACCGGGCAGCCTACCAGGAGACCTGGGATTTTCTACACGACACCATCAGTTTATGGCCATTGGGAGGTCCTCGTGGAGGCATCATATCCTGGCCCGTCCATATCGGCGAAGACTACATTGCTCTGTTGAAGCAGGGAGACTGGATCGCTCGTATTTTATTTCTACACTATGGAGTTGGCATGCACCTGCTGTCGGATAAATGGTACGTTAGCGATTGGGGGCGTCGCTTGGTGGCTGCGGTCTTGCAGCCTCTGCAGGACATTCCTCCAATCTGGGCCGAAACTATCACTTGGATACGACAGGCAGTCGATCTCAACAGCTAGTTCTTTAAGACGAGTGGCAACGGCCGTTGTCAGTCCCAGCGAAGACGGCCTCTCGCAGGCTGAAGATCCGCATTGCTTGAAGCGCAGCGGCGAAGATCAGATATGCACAGAGCGCACCACATCCACCAGCACGCGAGGCTTTCTGAATTACATCAAAAGGATTGGTGAGCCGAGAAAAGGCAAGCTTCCACAGAGCGGTGTGTGGTGCAGGAGTATTCTGCCTGCACGCCTGTCTCTTGGGGCATTAATAATGACGGCCAAGTCCTGCGACGAATGAGGGACGGGTGCCGGACGGCAAGAGTCGTGATCCCTGTTGGCTGAACCGCAGATAGGCCGAGGGAAAGCCACGCAAGGGAGACGCCGAAGCTTATCAGTTGCCCTGCCCACGCGACCGCTCATGTGTGGGGACGTTACGGCGGACTATTTGTACAAATGACGTCCAATTCCAATGTGAGTCGACTTTTCTCTCTCTTGAGTACTTGACTTTCTCATCCTTTGTCAGttcattctttttctcaTTTTTCGTTATTTTGGATGTTCTTATTGCTGCGCTATCCTGATAGTTGTGTGTTTACCCATTTGCAGTTTCTCAGTACTCCCGCCTTATCAGTCAGATCACCGGACTCCGTAGCGAATCCGGTCTCGGCGGCATCGTCATGCAGGGGCCCAAGTCACCTAGGACACTCCAAGATGTGGAGAAACAGGTATAGTAGTCCATAAGCCGTGCTTTCCCTCATCCTTTGCATATCGCGCCATTTATTGTAGCAGTTGAGCCAAAGTCTAATTACAATGGCGCACCCAGCCCCTGTTGcagtcttctccttcaaatACCCCCGTTGGACTGAGCGATTCATCCCAGTCGGTAACGCGCAGACCGAATCGAGCCACAACAATGTCCGGACATTTACGGGCCGCGTTCTTCGTCGCACTACTACTCTTGGTGTTGGTCGTACATGTACCAAAGGTACTTACTTCACCTTTGGATCTTACGTACCGTAATCCCAATGGTGGAAATCACCAAGGTCATCATGTAAAGGATGGAAGGCGCGGGGCAGTCGCCAGTGAGAGTGCTATCTGCAGTCGCCATGGGATCGACATCCTAGAGTTGGGTGGaaatgctgctgatgctgtgaGTTCTCCAAGCTTCATCCTTGTCCCATCCATAGGAGAGCACCAATAGGCTTTCTGGGTAGTACTAAGTATTACGATGTAGCTGGTCGCGACAGTTCTCTGTGTTGGAGTAATTGGTAAGCCCCTGCATTGGAACCGGACCAAATCAATCAACTTATTGTAATCCCAGGCATGTACCATAGTGGTATTGGGGGCGGCGGCTTTATGCTAGTCCGAGCTCCTAATGGCTCCTTCGAGTTCATCGACTTCCGTGAGACAGCTCCGGCTGCCGCATTCGAGGAGATGTTCAATAACTCGACTCATGCATCAACAATTGGTGGCTTGGCTAGGTGAGATTTACTCTACCCGGCTGAACTACGCAGAAGAACTAATGTGTCTCTAAGTGGCGTTCCTGGCGAGCTGCGTGGGCTGGAGTATCTTCACAAGAAGTATGGTTCATTGCCGTGGTCGGTCCTGGTGCAACCTGCAATCAAGACTGCTCGCGAGGGCTTCCCTGTCGGCCAGGATTTAGTGAAGTACATGAAATCGGCTGTTGGTGACGGCATAGACTTTTTGGTCGAGAACCCGACCTGGGCGCTCGACTTTGCCCCCAATGGCACTCGGCTTGGACTAGGAGACACCATGACTCGGAGGCGCTATGCTGATACCCTCGAAACCATCGCAAACAAGGGACCGGCTGCTTTTTACTCAGGACCGATCGCGGAGACAATGATCAACGCGCTGCAGGCCGCGAATGGTACCATGACAATGGAGGATTTGCGCAACTATACTGTAGCCATTCGAAATGTATCACAGATCGATTACCGAGGATATCAGATCACAAGCACATCAGCCCCCTCAAGTGGTACTGTTGCCCTGAGTATTCTGAAGATCCTGAGTACTTACGATGGCTTCTTCGCCCCGGGGAACGTGAACTTGAGCACACACCGACTGGACGAAGCCATGCGTTTTGGGTATGGTGAGGTATGTTGAATTTGCTCTCTTCCACAAGCAGCGCGAGAAACCAACTGAccagagacgaagagaacTAATCTCGGCGACCCTCTCTTCGTCGCTGGGCTGGATGAGTTTGAAGAAAACATGTTGAAACAATCCACCATTGATGAAATCCGACGGAAGATCTCCGATTACCGTACACAGAATGTGTCTGCCTACAATCCGCAAGGAATTGAGAGTTTGAATGAGTGCGAATATCGTTCGTCTTCTTGAAGTCCTTACTGACAAGCCCAGTTCGGGTACATCACATGTGGTAGCAGCAGATCACACAGGTCTGGCGATCTCCCTCGTCACAACCATCAATACCCTCTTTGGCAGCCAACTCATGGTTCCTGAAACTGGAATCATAATGAACAACGAAATGGACGGTACGTGCTGCACTGTTCTAACCCCATTCAACTAAACTCATATTTTCGTCAGATTTCTCTGTTCCTGGAAAATCCAATTCATTCGGATATGTTCCTTCAAAGGCGAACTACATTCGCCCTGGAAAGCGTCCACTGTCGTCCATCACACCCGCCATCGTCACCCGTCCGGATGGAAAGTTATTTTTCCTCGCTGGCTCCGCTGGTGGTAGCCGGATTATAACAGCCACCGTGCAAAATATAATTCGTGTTATTGACCAAGGGCTGACGGCAGCGCAGGCATTGGCTCAACCCCGTTTGCACGATCAGCTGATACCAAATCAGGTTAGCTTCGAGTATACCTATGATAATTCAACCGTCGATTTCATGAAGTCTCGTGGTCATAATGTGACTTGGGTCGCTCCAGGTCAGAGCACGGCGCAGGCCATCCGGGTTCTCCCGAATGGGACATTTGACGCCGCTGGAGAGCCCAGGCAGTTAGATTCGGGCGGCTTCTCGATTTGATTGTTGCTGTGCAAATCAATCTCACGAATCGTGGCATAGATGTAGTTCAGGTGACAGTAGACCTCGTTATTCGGCCAGTTTACATTCATTACTTTATAACCATGTATATACGGGAAATGAAATCACCATTCTTGACTTGTCCCGACTTGACGGCTAGATATTTCCATGCAATAACATTGCTGATCTGCACGCTGGGTGCTACTGGATCTGCTGGGGTATGCACATACCACTCCCTCTCGGTGTCCCGCTTACCTAAGGCCACTTTCCACACCAGACCAGCAGCGTCCTAGGGGTGCTAGTATCCAAAGGGCCATTCTATCTACTACTGGTGGGACTTCGACGTCCAAACCGGTACTGGCTTGCACCGATAGCGCTCTCTATCATAATGGCCTCGAGGTAGAGCAAATAGATGCTTCGGAGAGGTCCTAAGTGGATGCTAGACTGCAGACAATTTGTGCACTTCGGATCGGTGCACCTTCAATAGTTTGTTTCCCAGCGTCAGCGAACAGGTGATCGGACGAGTCTGCACACTGTGATCATGTTCAGTATAAGAGGACGAGAATCGTGCGTTTGCACTAGGTAAATCAGCTAATCCATAAATGGGCGATGACAAGAGTGTCTGCTAATGGATAGGCtcagatgatgaggttgCGTCCGGTCGAAAACTGTTGGTGGATAAAGTGCGATAGTCCGGAGAGGTGAAGGACGGCAAGAAAAGAATATATCTTCAAGTCAATTCGGGGGCTTCTAACGAGGCGCTTCAAAAATGGCTGAAGAAAAACACGAGCCATGGTAATTTGGCCTTCGGGGGCATTAATGTCAGCGAGCCAGAGGACAAAATGAAAGGAGTCAAGAAACAGGCAAAGTATAATCTAGGTTAAAAAGGTCTTAGCAATCAAATTGTTGACTTGCTCACAGAGATCTCCCAACATAGTTTGAACGCTTCAAGCAAGCTTCGTTCCTTTGCTCTTTTCCGTCACCAGCAAAGCGGATATGCAACCGAGCAGCTTTCATGGCTCCTGTTTCGCCCACTCCGCATGGCACTCGTGATTATTCTCTGTCGATATAAAACCAAAGTTTCCTTGCCTCCTCTTCCGGCAATTCTTCCGTTTCTTTTTGGATGTAGAGTTGGAAGAGTTCATCGTGTCTTGCTTCAACCTTCTCAAAGTCAAGTTGAGGGGGGACCCAGCCATCGTCGTCTGAATGCAACAACTCTTGGGTGTATGAATTTAGTTTGTGTCAATCCTTGTGCCGAGCAAGTTCAAATTTGTGCTTTGATAATTCGTCATTTGAGACTTGGTAAGGACAGCTGTGGGGAAAATCCATTTGACGCCAAATTTCAGAAATCTGCACCAGAGAATCACGAGGTGGTATGATCCCATTCTTAGATGTGGTTTCACAGAAAGTAAAACAATGCCGGATGGCAGGGTCGACTCGAGTAAGGGCCAAGTATGACTGAAGGTGGTTTTTTGCGAGTGCCGCTTCGTAACATTTTGTGAGCAAAGCTTGATCTCTCTCTGTTATCGCGAAAGCTTTCTCATCCGAGTCCATTTCATCAAAGTTGGGCGGTAGCTCTGGTTTGACCATCCCAATTTTGTAGTCATCGGGAGGGCAAAGAAAAGACGGCCACTGGACTTGCATAAACGCCGGCATGATTGACATAAATTGCCAGTCTATTATGCTTAAGATCTTTGTAGGGTCCTCGTCACAAACGAATATATTGCCCAAGTGAAGGTCATCGTGCCACAGTGTCGGGTTAGAGAACCGTTGCAATGGAGTATAGCCGGCTAGCATCGGTATAATCTTCGACGCAGACTCTAAGATCTGAATAAGTTCGTCTTTGGAGCCATAAGGGGGCCCACGTGGAACAAGAGTCGAATGCTGCACATGTCTAAGGCCACGATTGGCTAACGCCAGTCCAAGATCGCAGAGATTTTCCCCTTTGAGAAGTAGATGTCAGCATCGGATGAGCCACATAGAGAATAGAAACAGACATGGACCGGCGTCATTCTTGTTGTCGAACTGCGGAAACCAGGACGCATTGTAGAAAGGACCAATGCAATAGACATCATCTATAGGTATCACTCGACTTATGTGTTGAACTGAACGACGTAGGTACAAGTTTCCGTAGCCAGGGAACTTCACTGAGCCCAGCTGGCTTTCCAGCCGGACAAGGTTTGGATAAGCTTGAATTTTTGCGCCTGATCCATCTCACCCCATACTTCGACTAGCTGCCGTCCCTTGGCTTTCTCCATTACAATGTATTCGTTCCTGACAGGGTTTAGAGCATCACAGCTCCAGGTAAGGACCTCGGGCACCGGAATAGAAGTAAGAGACTTCACTGGAAGAAAAGTCATATTTCATATCAGTCGTGAGGTTTTACAACGGTACCGTCACACATAGTTTACCATATTCGAATGTGGCAACTTCAGACGCAGTGCTATACCTCGACGGCACAACAGCAAGACACGGCATTTTGGCGAGGACTCCTTTCCTGTTTTCTGCAGTCATCAGCAAAGCTTTGTTGAAGCCaccctccatcttctcaacCTTGGATATAGGTGACGAGACAGAGGGCAAAGACGAAACTAGCGAGCATAGAGCGTCAAGATCAAACTTGGCATAGCGTTTGGACATTTCATGTTTCTCATTAACCAGAAATCGTCCATTCGTGTATTCGAAGAGTTGCTCGCGCTGAATGGGCTCTCCTGAACGAAGAGATATCTGTAAGAGAGTGTGCTTATCTGAGAGATGCAAATGATGTACCGCAACAAGTCAAGGACATGTTCCTGCGTATCAGTTTTGGTGCCGATGAAGTCATTCTAGAAATTCTGTTTCTTATTCTGTTCATGGTTACGCGAACTGTTGTTGCTTAACAAGAGAGGAAATTCATGGCAACAAATGAATCACTACACGCCCCAAAGATCACAGGATTCCACGTGACATCATGATCAACTGCGTGATTATTAGCCCCGAGGTGTGAGCCAAGAGACATTGGGTACTAGAAAGATAGCAGCCTTTCACTTGTAATAATTGGCGTTCGACTATCAGAGTGGATTGACAGGTAAACCTTGGCACTGAACCTGTCACCGCGCTGGATCTGGGACAGCTCCAATTGGCCTGTGCGCCGCTCTTCTCCGCGTTGTTGCGCTTAGAAATTATCTCCACCAGCTCAGTCTGATTTACAAGGGACTTACAAAGGGAGCAAGGTCCCTCAAACTGACAATTTTGGGCCTCAATTACTTGGTCATTATCTTTATTTCTATCCTAAACCTGTCAAGCCCGACTCAAAAGGGATATCTGCGTCACTGCCCTTGCTGCCCATGTAATATGCGGGAGCTATAACTTTGCTTACTATTGTAGGGTGAGGTACTCCGGTATGACTGAGGTATGTGGTTCATGTCAATGAGTGAATATCTCAAAATTCCCAGTGCAAGAATTATTCACTGACACTTTCACATTTGTGTTAGCCATAAAAAGGCATCACCCAGACAGAACCAACCATGTCTGACAGACCTACAACATTCAGACCTACTGCTTCAACGACCACAAGCACGACTACTTACCAGCACTAGGAATAATTAGTTTGTGACTGCGCCCGAAATGTCACCTCCTGCTGTTTCCGTCGTCATCTCCCCTCCCGCTGTCGACTTGGACTCCTACGAACCCTTTGACGGGCAATACAATCGCACTGTGGACGAGATCCTCTCGGACGAACCTAGCTTCGACGCCTCATTCGACGCATACAATAGTGGCATCTCCATGGACGGGTCAAATGGCTCTTTACAGCGAGAGCGTGCGATCAGTCGAGCCTCCGTTGGCAAAAGAACTGGTCCCAAGAAGTCGCCTTACTTCTCGACGGGCCAGATGTCTCAGCGGCGTATCGGATCGAAGAGGAGTATTACCCGAATTGAtgtcgacgaagacgacgacgatgacgaggacgaggacgaggacgacatTACCCCTGCTACGTCGGTCGAATTTGTGAAAATCCAGGTGGTCGATAACAACATCGAGGACGAGCACCATGATAATAAAACATATGCTAAAGCCAATGGGAATGCTGTCGACGATGACATCGCTGAGGAAGATATTGTTTTCGCTTCAGTTGGACCAGAAGTGCAGGCTCGCTTGCTGAATTTCATTGCATCGCATTCATTTATGCGTAGTGGTTCATATCCTGTCAGGCGGTCCAAAAGGCGGACCTTTGTGTGCGAACTCTATGAGCAAGCGAAATCGACTGGAATGGACGAGCACTCGATCGACAGGTTGACAAACTACGTGAGGAAGACATATCTCGAACTATATGGAAAAGACTATGTCGATACCCAAGGCTCAGAATTTGGTGACGAGATTGACGACGTTggggggaagagaagaaggtccTTGAACGACTCCAAAAAGGATCGGAAGAGGAAGCGGTTGAATGGCGACGCAGCTAAACAGAAACATAAGAAGAGCAGATCGCAATCTTCGCAGGAGAAGCGTACTACGTCAACGGCTGACTCGCACAACAATTCCAAGCGTGAAGTAATCGACCTTGAGGCCGAGTATCCTCTTGCGGACTTCTCTGCTAGTGCCACGGAGCCCGAAGGTTTCGAGAGCAAATCGACTGCGGAAGAGTTACCCAGGAGACGTCCAAGCATCAGCAAGCAGTCCGGTCGTTCGTCGAATGACGACAGATCGAACGATCTCTCTTTGATCACGCCGGAGAACCGCAACAGCAAAGCAAGCGtctctattccttctaggCACTCTCTGCGCTCCCCTGCCAATTCCAAAGATGAACCCATTTTTCTGGAAAGTGACTCAGATGGACCCAGAGACTCGGCTACAGCTGTCCCAAAAGCACATTCAACGAATCCTATTCATTCGGATAAGCCAACAACGCGCGAGGAGAGCATCGCCAGGgccaagaaaaagaagaatcaCAGGAAGCGCCGGAGCCgcaggaggaaaagagcCGAGAGATATCGGGAGAACCTGAAGGACTCTCAAATTCAAAACCTTGCAGCTGAAGATCGTCACATTGAAGAGGATGCTACGACCAACAAGTTCGGTCAGAAGGACAGTGGTGATATCAGACTTGAGAAGGACGTTCTCATCCTTGATGACCCTTTTTGGGCTCTGGATTTTTAAGCACCGATGATTCGCAAAGTGTGACCGCCAGCGATGAGGTGACGTCAAAATATTTTACGAGCCCTCAGCAAGTGGATGGTTTGGCGTCGAGTGTCCCCAGCCAGATACCCACTACCTATTTTACTAGTTCTGTTCGAGATTACGAACCTATTCCTGAGAAAGCTCGGCAGATATTGACCGAGGTTGGCCTCTCATTTGACATTCTGGCCTCTGACTCGGAGTCGGACCTGAGTGATGTGCAGAGTGACGATGGCATCTTGGATCATGATGCTTTTTTGCGTGACGTGATACAACCGCCCGTCCTAGGCGAGACCTTTGATAGATCTGCGGAAGGGATCCCTAAGACTCCACTGAAAAGCGCATTAGCTGCCGACCCTGACGTTCCGTTCGTTATGGCACTTCGCCCTAGGCCTCCTAAAGTGTCTCCTTACTTCCCGAAGCCGCTTATTGATCCCGACTCCTGTCTACCTTTCCCCTCAATTGACGCACCCACATTCGGTTTGGTGCAAGAGCAGCTCGCGCATGATCCATTTCGTCTGCTCATCGCTACGATCTTTCTTAATCGGACTCGCGGCGGCGTTGCTTTGCCAGTTCTCTTCCAAGTTTTTGAACATTTCCCGACAGCCCAGGACATGAGTACAGCCGAGTTCTCGAAGTTGGTCTCCATGATCCATTCTTTGGGATTTCAAAACGAGCGAGCGAGAAAATGCATCGATCTTGCTAAGACATGGCTGGAGCGTCCGCCGACAAAAGGCAGACGATACCGCAGACTGCACTACCCACGCAAGATGGATGGAAAAGATGTCGGCCGCGACGAATGCATTGGCGACGACGAGAATGACACGCGTGTAGCATGGGAGATCGCACATCTGCCTGGTGTGGGCCCGTACTCCTTGGATAGCTGGCGCATCTTCTGCCGAGATGAGCTGCGGGGACTAGCGAAGGATTGGAAAGGCAATGGCGCGGCATCAGCAGATTTTGAACCGGAATGGAAATCGGTCTTACCGCAGGACAAGGAGCTCCGGGCATATTTGACGTGGATGTGGCTCAAGGAAGGATGGATCTGGGATCGGCACACGGGCGAGCGCAAGCGAGCCAGCGACAAGATGATGCGTGCTGCACGCCGTGGGGGCGTGGCTCAGGAACAGGATGGCAATTTTGTGTTGGAGATGTCGCCTGTTAAAAAGGTCGCGAATGGTCTGACTGCATGGAGTTGAACGCGTCTGGATTTGAGCTTGGTTGATTATGGAAGACGGCGTTGGGTTACTTGGGAACAGGAGTTGGGGGATTGAATTCAAACTAAAAGATACCCAGTAAAGAGATTGTTCATAGGGGAAAAAACAGAAAATTCGACGCTTCTGTTACAATGCTGGTGACGCTCCGACACATTGCGGGCATCGATCAGTTCGTTGCCTGAGGTGTAAATGACGATACCCAAACTACCGGTGGgacagcagcaacaagaaCACATCGTAGATTATTGTCAGACTGAAACCTTTACTGTCCTCTTCGCAGTAAATGTCTGAAATAAATCTGCCCATGTCGCCTTACTCTCCTGCCCATCGGGTTTCCATGCAGCACCACGTCACTCTCTCAATCCCAAAATGAGTCTCCAACCCAACTCAGGACCAACGGGCTAGCCCCAACTGCGCGGGGAAGAAACGATGATTCCACTCACCGCATAATTCTTCCCCATCGaatctttccttctctctgTCTGATGCACTAATTCTCTGCTCGATCTTCTCGTGCAACACCATTTTGATCGTCTTGATTACTCGGACTGTCAAACTCTCTTTTTCGATCACGTTCTCTCGCATACGGCGGCATGAGTGACACAAGCGCCCTGCCCAGTATCCGACCAGTGAGCAGCAGCGCGGCCCTCCTCTCGAATTAAGCGCCAGACGacatactctgtactgccAACAAACAGACGATCTCTCTCCAACTGTGGCACAGCATCTCGACCTCCACGAAGTAGTCCTCCTCTTGACTTGCTATTTTTGACGAGGTAACTAGACGAAACACACAACTCCAGTCGAACAGAGACCTCGAAGAACCGACGGGACCGCCCTGtcgtcttccatctcttcgtcCATTCATCCCACCCCAGTCCTCCCCATGTCGGACCTCTCTCATCCTGTCATACTATTTCCCTTGAGACTAAATGACAGAGATAGCGACAGGGACCGGGATAGAAagccatcctcctcatcttctacATCGTCAAGGCCCAAACAA containing:
- a CDS encoding gamma-glutamyltransferase, which gives rise to MYHSGIGGGGFMLVRAPNGSFEFIDFRETAPAAAFEEMFNNSTHASTIGGLARRTNVSLSGVPGELRGLEYLHKKYGSLPWSVLVQPAIKTAREGFPVGQDLVKYMKSAVGDGIDFLVENPTWALDFAPNGTRLGLGDTMTRRRYADTLETIANKGPAAFYSGPIAETMINALQAANGTMTMEDLRNYTVAIRNVSQIDYRGYQITSTSAPSSGTVALSILKILSTYDGFFAPGNVNLSTHRLDEAMRFGYETKRTNLGDPLFVAGLDEFEENMLKQSTIDEIRRKISDYRTQNVSAYNPQGIESLNECEYRLAISLVTTINTLFGSQLMVPETGIIMNNEMDDFSVPGKSNSFGYVPSKANYIRPGKRPLSSITPAIVTRPDGKLFFLAGSAGGSRIITATVQNIIRVIDQGLTAAQALAQPRLHDQLIPNQVSFEYTYDNSTVDFMKSRGHNVTWVAPGQSTAQAIRVLPNGTFDAAGEPRQLDSGGFSI
- a CDS encoding putative pre-mRNA splicing factor, with the translated sequence MSPPAVSVVISPPAVDLDSYEPFDGQYNRTVDEILSDEPSFDASFDAYNSGISMDGSNGSLQRERAISRASVGKRTGPKKSPYFSTGQMSQRRIGSKRSITRIDVDEDDDDDEDEDEDDITPATSVEFVKIQVVDNNIEDEHHDNKTYAKANGNAVDDDIAEEDIVFASVGPEVQARLLNFIASHSFMRSGSYPVRRSKRRTFVCELYEQAKSTGMDEHSIDRLTNYVRKTYLELYGKDYVDTQGSEFGDEIDDVGGKRRRSLNDSKKDRKRKRLNGDAAKQKHKKSRSQSSQEKRTTSTADSHNNSKREVIDLEAEYPLADFSASATEPEGFESKSTAEELPRRRPSISKQSGRSSNDDRSNDLSLITPENRNSKASVSIPSRHSLRSPANSKDEPIFLESDSDGPRDSATAVPKAHSTNPIHSDKPTTREESIARAKKKKNHRKRRSRRRKRAERYRENLKDSQIQNLAAEDRHIEEDATTNNTDDSQSVTASDEVTSKYFTSPQQVDGLASSVPSQIPTTYFTSSVRDYEPIPEKARQILTEVGLSFDILASDSESDLSDVQSDDGILDHDAFLRDVIQPPVLGETFDRSAEGIPKTPLKSALAADPDVPFVMALRPRPPKVSPYFPKPLIDPDSCLPFPSIDAPTFGLVQEQLAHDPFRLLIATIFLNRTRGGVALPVLFQVFEHFPTAQDMSTAEFSKLVSMIHSLGFQNERARKCIDLAKTWLERPPTKGRRYRRLHYPRKMDGKDVGRDECIGDDENDTRVAWEIAHLPGVGPYSLDSWRIFCRDELRGLAKDWKGNGAASADFEPEWKSVLPQDKELRAYLTWMWLKEGWIWDRHTGERKRASDKMMRAARRGGVAQEQDGNFVLEMSPVKKVANGLTAWS